A single window of Oreochromis aureus strain Israel breed Guangdong linkage group 7, ZZ_aureus, whole genome shotgun sequence DNA harbors:
- the LOC116327600 gene encoding tripartite motif-containing protein 16-like → MKCIYTYWDTKRNRRRTYSCPLCRETFNERPVLKRSTVLANLLEEYKKASSQGAAADDAAPGDAQCDICTERKRKASMFCQECLASYCQTHLEPHFSVPPLKKHRLMTASINIKESICGRHDKLKDIYCLTDQQFVCVMCALDEHKEHDIVSAETKRQELQSHLEKTKEKIAERVVISEKLMDAARSIRDAAWEACDDFERVCEERIRLYTHFMRKKYPEMREKVGEAEKAGVDWTECLLRPLKRELSELRRRESKISQLSQTEDPIQLLQGFQTLGDLPVLTDSHRELDNLTKFVTAQKNKMKKMCDKEKKDLMDYSGKIIMSRRTRPQEGRTRRQEGRTRTELLMKYKNSKIEVDPDTIAACLYLSDTKKAISWCDKDQAHRDHPDRFTYFNQALCKKGLRGNYYWEVEWDGGIVEVAVSYRGIGRKGSGKDCRFGHNALSWKLICSPSGCTFWHNNLHKGQIPPAVSHKVGVHLDYKEGKLAFYSVSGVDSLTLLHQIQTTFTEPLYPGFFVDLGATLKISNI, encoded by the exons ATGAAATGCATCTATACCTACTGGGATACCaaaagaaacagaaggagaACGTATAGCTGCCCTCTGTGCAGAGAGACTTTCAATGAGAGACCTGTTCTGAAGAGGAGCACCGTCCTGGCTAACTTGTTAGAGGAGTATAAGAAGGCAAGCAGCCAGGGTGCTGCTGCGGATGATGCTGCACCTGGGGATGCGCAGTGTGACATTTGCACGGAGAGAAAACGTAAAGCTAGCATGTTCTGTCAGGAGTGTTTGGCCTCTTACTGCCAGACTCATCTGGAACCTCATTTTAGTGTACCGCCTCttaaaaaacacagactgatgaCAGCTTCTATAAATATCAAAGAAAGCATCTGTGGCCGTCATGACAAACTTAAGGATATTTACTGCCTGACCGATCAGCAGTTTGTGTGCGTGATGTGTGCTCTGGATGAACACAAAGAGCACGACATTGTATCAGCTGAAACAAAAAGGCAAGAATTGCAG AGCCATCTGGAAAAGACCAAAGAGAAAATTGCAGAAAGAGTGGTGATTTCAGAGAAGTTGATGGATGCTGCTCGCTCCATACGA GATGCTGCCTGGGAGGCGTGTGACGACTTTGAGCGGGTCTGTGAGGAACGTATCCGGTTGTACACCCACTTCATGAGGAAGAAGTACCCTGAGATGAGAGAGAAAGTTGGAGAGGCTGAGAAAGCTGGAGTGGACTGGACTGAATGCCTCCTCAGGCCGCTGAAGCGTGAGCTGTCTGAgttaaggaggagagagagtaaAATCTCTCAGCTTTCACAAACAGAGGATCCCATTCAGTTGCTTCAG GGCTTCCAAACCCTGGGCGATCTCCCTGTGctcacagactcacacagagaGCTTGACAACCTGACAAAGTTTGTCACTgcacaaaagaataaaatgaaaaagatgtgcgacaaagaaaaaaaggatctGATGGATTATTCTGGAAAAATCATCA TGTCAAGAAGGACAAGGCCGCAGGAGGGACGGACAAGGCGGCAGGAGGGACGGACAAGGACAGAACTTCTGATGAAATATAAGA ACTCCAAAATCGAGGTGGATCCTGACACTATAGCAGCTTGTCTTTACCTCTCTGATACAAAGAAAGCGATATCATGGTGTGACAAGGACCAGGCTCATCGAGATCACCCTGACAGATTCACCTACTTTAACCAGGCTCTGTGCAAAAAGGGCCTCAGAGGAAACTactactgggaggtggagtgggaTGGTGGCATAGTTGAGGTGGCTGTGTCGTACAGAGGGATAGGAAGAAAGGGTTCAGGGAAAGATTGCCGTTTTGGCCACAATGCTCTGTCCTGGAAATTAATCTGCTCTCCTTCTGGTTGCACGTTCTGGCACAATAATCTTCACAAAGGTCAAATTCCTCCTGCTGTCTCCCACAAAGTAGGGGTACACCTTGATTATAAAGAGGGAAAGCTGGCTTTTTACAGCGTATCTGGCGTTGACAGTTTAACACTGCTGCACCAAATCCAGACAACCTTCACCGAGCCCCTCTATCCGGGGTTTTTTGTGGATCTCGgtgcaacactgaaaataaGCAACATCTAA
- the slc15a5 gene encoding solute carrier family 15 member 5, translating to MLPVVAFPFEDFYIDSHHMTHQLESREQQILFYTGLLAAALGIGGIRAILCPMGAYNLQGYNQHQLLTFFNWFYWLVNLNSTVVFLGIAYIQQSVAKNLGFLIPFTSVLLALIAIHMMRSKLTYKPKKGGSLLTTLGVFLNSFKMCCLHYRYLSGQVTSWLDRAKENNGGQYSETHVENAKVLAKLFPLYGLQLLYRVCLTQIPSGYYIQTMSSNLHLKDHLLPIAAMNVISILPLLLLAPLMECVMTCYLSMEKTPPAPVKRITLGHACATLSVLVAGLTELQRKSYPLVEQTLSGKLLQVSSMPCFQLAPQYILLGLAEALVTPACSLVSFQLTPSHIRGIALHFLTLSYGGGCFLGAFIIQLMYFLSGGSFYPSTLHDGNLETFFFLLATLMAVNTLAFWSVSYRYVDLSVQGKALTISPLTEKLLHYKACLRFYDTVDHTDSIL from the exons ATGCTGCCTGTGGTGGCATTTCCCTTTGAGGATTTCTACATCGACAGCCACCACATGACCCACCAGCTGGAGTCTCGGGAGCAGCAGATTCTTTTTTACACTGGCCTCCTGGCTGCTGCACTGGGCATCGGTGGCATCCGAGCTATCCTCTGCCCCATGGGAGCTTACAACCTGCAGGGCTACAACCAGCACCAGCTCCTGACCTTCTTCAACTG GTTCTACTGGCTGGTGAATCTGAATTCCACTGTTGTGTTTCTGGGCATTGCTTACATCCAGCAATCTGTTGCCAAAAATCTGGGCTTCCTCATCCCCTTCACATCAGTTCTGCTGGCTCTCATCGCCATACACATGATGCGCAGTAAACTCACCTACAAACCCAAGAAAG GTGGATCATTACTGACCACGTTGGGAGTTTTCTTGAACTCTTTCAAGATGTGCTGCCTCCACTATCGCTACTTGAGCGGACAGGTGACATCTTGGCTGGACCGGGCGAAAGAGAACAATGGTGGCCAGTACAGTGAGACTCACGTGGAGAATGCCAAAGTCCTGGCCAAGCTCTTCCCTCTTTACGGGCTTCAGCTGCTCTACAGAGTCTGCCTCACACAG ATCCCCTCAGGTTACTACATACAGACGATGAGCTCCAACCTTCACCTGAAGGACCACCTTTTGCCTATCGCTGCCATGAATGTGATCAGCATCCTGCCTCTGCTGCTCTTAGCGCCACTGATGGAGTGTGTGATGACCTGCTACCTGTCCATGGAAAAAACTCCTCCAGCACCTGTAAAACGTATTA CTCTGGGCCATGCGTGTGCCACTCTGTCGGTCCTGGTTGCAGGTTTGACTGAGCTGCAGAGGAAGTCTTACCCCCTGGTGGAGCAGACACTTTCTGGAAAGCTTTTGCAAGTTTCTTCCATGCCATGTTTCCAGCTGGCTCCTCAGTACATCCTGCTCGGTCTGGCAGAAGCTCTCGTCACCCCTGCGT GCTCCCTCGTTTCTTTCCAACTCACCCCGAGCCACATCAGAGGGATCGCCCTGCACTTCCTCACTCTGTCCTATGGAGGGGGTTGTTTTCTAGGTGCCTTTATTATTCAGCTGATGTACTTTCTCTCTggag GAAGCTTTTACCCAAGCACACTGCATGATGGCAATTTGGAGACATTCTTCTTCCTCCTGGCCACACTGATGGCTGTAAATACCCTGGCATTTTGGAGTGTATCATACAG GTACGTGGACCTGAGTGTTCAGGGCAAAGCGCTGACCATCAGCCCTCTGACTGAGAAGCTGCTGCATTACAAGGCCTGTCTGCGCTTCTACGACACTGTAGACCACACGGATTCCATTTTATGA
- the ccdc34 gene encoding coiled-coil domain-containing protein 34 encodes MSGERLPKGFSSTPLKDFQPSKGFGDGILSDEEDTFSLLSPIYHDSFDSDEEDLRSIPDQQTTSPRERDDSRLSISPLRCELPKAISEQPAASPTLSAWEMWLVNKAKEERLKQEKKVEKERLLKEKKEKQQREQEQKKLIMDEKIQEWLKLKTEQERHEQLLKQRKEEEEMQRQQERRRETEQKAQQKYKDWLQRKNQEKIEKEKKEKEEASLKEEQEMERRRRAEEKFKDWLAKANEKSKASPKKPSYPSSPYDKSYPSPSFVNPIPWKPIHVPPPEPSSLETSSKKPLKQRKSQQSLSDTFRLRNTQSPAHLQQRR; translated from the exons ATGTCTGGAGAGAGGCTACCCAAGGGCTTCAGCTCAACCCCTCTCAAAGACTTCCAGCCATCAAAGGGCTTTGGCGACGGAATCCTATCCGATGAAGAAGACactttttctctgctttctccAATCTATCATGACAGCTTTGACAGTGACGAAGAAGACCTGAGATCCATCCCAGATCAGCAGACCACTTCccccagagagagagatgacTCCAGGCTCAGTATTTCACCATTGAG GTGTGAGCTACCAAAAGCGATTTCGGAGCAGCCTGCAGCTTCACCTACCCTCAGTGCGTGGGAAATGTGGTTGGTGAATAAAGCAAAAGAGGAGCGTCTTAAGCAGGAAAAGAAAGTAGAAAAG GAGCGCttactgaaggaaaaaaaagaaaaacaacagcggGAGCAGGAACAGAAAAAGCTCATCATGGACGAGAAGATCCAAGAATGgctaaaacttaaaacagaacag GAGAGACATGAGCAACTTCTTAAAcaaagaaaggaggaggaggagatgcagAGGCAGCAGGAAAGACGGAGGGAGACTGAACAGAAAGCTCAACAAAAGTACAAAGACTGGCTGCAAAGAAAGAAccaagaaaaaatagaaaaggaaaagaaggagaaa gaagaagcctccCTGAAGGAGGAGCAGGAGATGGAGCGGCGTAGGAGGGCTGAAGAGAAGTTTAAGGACTGGCTGGCAAAGGCGAATGAAAAAAGCAAAGCTAGTCCCAAAAAGCCCAGCTATCCATCAA GTCCCTATGACAAATCCTACCCATCGCCCAGTTTTGTCAATCCAATCCCCTGGAAGCCAATCCATGTCCCTCCTCCAGAACCATCCTCCCTCGAGACATCAAGCAAGAAACCtctgaaacagagaaaaagccAACAGAGCCTCAGCGACACGTTTAGGCTGAGAAACACTCAGAGTCCAGCACATTTGCAGCAGAGAAGATGA
- the LOC116327605 gene encoding ras-related protein Rab-19: protein MQWCRWAGSWKSQLPTQTAGPEIEDSFDFLFKIILVGDSDVGKTCVVQSFKSGIFIEKQQNTIGVDFTVRTLDIDGKKVKMQVWDTAGQERFRTITQSYYRSAHGAMVAYDITRRSTFESVPHWIREVELYGAASVVLILIGNKSDLHAKRQVLFEDACNLAENSGVLAALETSAKEAQNIEAAFILMARELMARNGMTIINESSENSPQFMLSNNSHPVPSAVATDKKCGCREG, encoded by the exons ATGCAGTGGTGCAGGTGGGCTGGCAGTTGGAAATCACAACTTCCAACACAG ACTGCTGGGCCAGAGATTGAAGACTCTTttgactttctttttaaaatcatcTTGGTTGGTGACTCAGATGTTGGGAAGACCTGCGTGGTGCAAAGCTTCAAATCTGGCATCTTCATCGAAAAGCAACAAAACACCATTGGTGTTGACTTTACTGTTCGTACCCTGGACATTGATGGCAAGAAGGTGAAG ATGCAGGTGTGGGACACTGCGGGACAGGAGCGTTTCCGCACCATAACTCAGAGCTACTACCGCAGTGCCCATGGGGCGATGGTGGCCTATGACATCACTCGACGCAGCACATTTGAATCGGTTCCACATTGGATCAGGGAAGTGGAGCTGTATGGAGCTGCCAGTGTGGTGCTGATACTCATCG GTAATAAGTCAGACCTCCACGCTAAGAGACAGGTGCTCTTTGAGGATGCTTGCAATCTGGCAGAAAACAGTGGTGTGCTGGCTGCTCTGGAAACCTCAGCCAAGGAGGCCCAGAACATAGAGGCTGCCTTCATTCTTATGGCTCGAGAACTAATGGCACGCAATGGTATGACCATCATAAACGAGTCCTCTGAAAACTCTCCTCAGTTCATGCTGAGTAACAACTCTCACCCGGTCCCTAGTGCCGTGGCTACAGATAAAAAGTGTGGGTGCCGAGAAGGCTGA